A single genomic interval of Methanocorpusculum sp. harbors:
- the cas3 gene encoding CRISPR-associated helicase Cas3' — MTEYYARCNEDRTKYQTITDHLTNVSILAGIYAQTFTTREMGEICGILHDIGKYSDDFQKRIRGDNIQTDHSTAGAKTVDLLAAEQHNPYSSLAYHLMSYIIAGHHGGLPNRGNANASGLFQRLQNSNPDLYAAWKTEMPQTFPDLSEFFATQTFIPKDPSKLDQNEFALSLFLYTHFLYSCLVDADRTDAAQWDGYVTEGTYPTLEEFNDKLDARMAEFQVSSDLDKIRNDILTSCNKAAETEPGIFTLNVPTGGGKTLSSLSFALKHALKNRQSRIIYTIPFTSIIEQNAKVYADIFGRNNIVEHHSNFVLPTGVKVEPDSPYGENRNLALATTNWDAPLILTTNVQFFESLFTSHPSRARKVHNIANGVIILDEVQALPNEFLRPCMYALSELVKNYHCTVVLCTATQPDFVENKVLPNGTSVRNIVPNYKELADKMKRAKAHNLGYKTIDEIASCLKSEKQVLCIVNTKKHAKDLYSLVKEAGDTLHLSTNMCPKHRKQVIETIRKKLEDKEPCRVISTQLIEAGVDIDFPVVYRSLAGVDSINQAAGRCNREGKLSCGDVYIFTPEQKYSGAGYVKQTAEISHTIQTDDYLSLDTIAKYFSKLFDIRKEQLDNKGVLDLCQQGIATSETAFPFADISDKFKLISDSGCAVIIPFDDEAEKLIKNYSPEFIRSFIRKISPYCVNVRKADLDYLHDEGALELLGESFVVLKNQSRFYAQDTGIYIPGKPDMFDYIL; from the coding sequence ATGACTGAATACTATGCACGTTGTAATGAAGACAGGACGAAATATCAAACCATTACCGATCATTTGACAAATGTATCCATCCTTGCAGGAATATATGCGCAGACTTTTACTACGCGGGAAATGGGCGAGATATGCGGGATCTTACACGACATAGGCAAATACTCCGATGACTTTCAAAAACGCATCAGGGGAGATAACATTCAGACTGATCACTCGACTGCCGGAGCGAAAACTGTCGATCTCCTTGCAGCCGAACAACACAATCCCTATTCATCGCTTGCATATCATCTCATGTCCTACATAATTGCGGGACACCATGGAGGGCTTCCCAATCGCGGAAACGCCAACGCATCCGGTTTATTTCAACGTCTCCAAAATTCAAATCCAGATTTGTATGCCGCATGGAAAACCGAGATGCCCCAAACGTTCCCCGACCTTTCGGAGTTTTTCGCCACACAAACCTTCATCCCGAAAGATCCATCAAAACTCGACCAGAATGAATTCGCTCTTTCGCTTTTTCTCTACACTCACTTCCTTTACTCCTGTCTGGTCGATGCGGACAGAACCGATGCTGCACAATGGGATGGATACGTAACGGAAGGAACGTATCCTACGCTCGAAGAATTCAATGACAAACTCGATGCACGCATGGCAGAATTTCAGGTATCATCCGACCTTGACAAAATTCGAAACGACATCCTCACATCCTGCAACAAAGCAGCTGAAACAGAACCGGGGATCTTCACCCTCAACGTTCCGACAGGCGGAGGGAAAACGCTCTCCTCTCTCTCTTTTGCTTTGAAACACGCTCTGAAAAATCGTCAGAGCAGGATAATTTACACCATCCCCTTCACTTCGATCATCGAACAAAATGCCAAAGTCTATGCTGATATTTTTGGTCGGAACAATATCGTTGAACACCACTCCAACTTCGTTCTTCCAACAGGGGTAAAAGTCGAACCTGACTCCCCGTATGGAGAAAACAGGAACCTCGCTCTTGCCACAACAAACTGGGATGCCCCACTGATCCTCACCACGAATGTTCAGTTCTTTGAATCGCTCTTTACCTCTCACCCGTCACGAGCCAGAAAAGTCCACAACATCGCAAACGGTGTAATAATCTTAGATGAAGTCCAGGCTCTTCCAAACGAATTTCTCCGTCCATGCATGTATGCACTTTCGGAACTCGTGAAAAATTATCACTGCACCGTTGTTCTCTGCACAGCGACCCAGCCTGACTTCGTAGAGAATAAGGTTCTCCCAAATGGCACATCAGTCAGGAACATTGTTCCAAATTACAAAGAACTGGCTGATAAAATGAAGCGGGCGAAAGCACACAACCTTGGCTATAAAACAATAGACGAAATCGCTTCCTGCCTCAAATCAGAAAAGCAGGTCCTTTGCATCGTCAATACCAAAAAACATGCAAAAGATCTCTACTCTCTTGTGAAAGAAGCAGGAGACACCCTGCATTTAAGCACAAACATGTGCCCAAAGCATAGAAAACAAGTCATCGAAACGATACGGAAAAAACTCGAAGATAAAGAACCCTGCCGTGTCATCTCGACCCAGCTCATTGAAGCAGGAGTCGATATCGATTTCCCGGTCGTGTATCGTTCTTTGGCAGGAGTTGATTCGATCAATCAGGCTGCCGGAAGATGTAATCGTGAAGGAAAACTCTCCTGTGGGGACGTGTACATCTTCACTCCCGAACAGAAATATTCCGGTGCCGGATATGTGAAACAGACGGCAGAAATTTCCCACACTATCCAGACTGATGATTATCTTTCTCTGGATACAATTGCGAAATACTTCTCTAAACTCTTCGATATCCGAAAAGAACAACTCGACAACAAAGGAGTGTTGGACCTTTGCCAGCAGGGAATCGCCACTTCTGAAACAGCATTCCCCTTTGCCGACATATCCGACAAATTCAAACTGATCTCCGACAGCGGATGTGCGGTCATTATTCCCTTCGACGATGAAGCGGAAAAACTCATCAAAAATTATTCGCCTGAATTCATCCGCAGTTTTATCAGAAAGATCTCACCCTACTGTGTGAACGTGAGAAAAGCAGACCTTGATTACCTTCATGATGAGGGCGCATTAGAATTACTCGGCGAAAGCTTCGTTGTTTTGAAGAATCAAAGCCGATTTTACGCCCAGGACACCGGGATCTATATTCCCGGAAAGCCTGATATGTTTGATTATATTCTCTAA
- the cas4 gene encoding CRISPR-associated protein Cas4, with the protein MNPDDYLMLSGIQHFAFCQRQWALIHVEQLWAENSLTFSGKLMHDNADDPFFVESRGDTLVSRSIPLVSHNLKIYGIADVVEFHRSSSGVRIAYRDGFWEVVPIEYKRGKKKEDDCDEVQLCCQAMCLEEMYGTKIPAGYLYYGKTRHRTEVLFDEELREHVVSLIQEMYALYENGITPAAELKKQCASCSIRDLCVPTISSRKKSVDQYLDSMIGEYSHEKTA; encoded by the coding sequence ATGAACCCGGACGACTACCTCATGTTAAGCGGGATCCAGCATTTTGCATTCTGTCAACGTCAGTGGGCACTGATTCACGTAGAACAGCTCTGGGCGGAAAACTCACTTACCTTCTCGGGAAAACTCATGCACGACAATGCTGATGATCCCTTTTTTGTAGAGTCAAGAGGCGATACCCTCGTTTCCCGCAGCATTCCGCTCGTATCCCACAATCTGAAAATCTACGGAATTGCCGACGTCGTGGAGTTTCACCGGTCGTCATCCGGGGTACGTATTGCATACAGAGACGGATTTTGGGAGGTCGTTCCCATAGAATACAAACGGGGAAAGAAAAAGGAGGATGACTGCGACGAAGTTCAGCTCTGCTGTCAGGCGATGTGTCTCGAAGAGATGTATGGGACAAAGATCCCTGCCGGTTATCTGTATTACGGAAAAACCCGACACCGAACAGAGGTGCTTTTTGACGAAGAATTACGGGAGCATGTTGTCTCTCTTATTCAGGAAATGTATGCTCTGTATGAAAACGGGATCACACCCGCTGCTGAACTGAAAAAGCAGTGTGCAAGTTGTTCGATCCGGGATCTTTGCGTTCCAACCATATCTTCACGAAAAAAATCTGTTGACCAGTATCTTGATTCCATGATAGGAGAGTATTCTCATGAGAAAACTGCGTAA
- the cas1c gene encoding type I-C CRISPR-associated endonuclease Cas1c, whose translation MRKLRNVLYVTNPQSYLSKDGESIVVSVENQELARVPIHNLEGVVCFGFMGASPGMMALCTENDVGLCFVSPYGKFMARVGGKVSGNVLLRKRQYAVSDDETASVKIASYCILGKLMNCRTVLQRFSRDYPDMVSGEFERNFKRLSEGIVQIKAGTCGSLNELRGFEGILSKYYFDSFNDLILSTEPEFSFENRSRRPPLDRVNALLSFSYTLIAADCASALESVGLDPQVGFLHRVRPGRPSLALDLMEEFRPYLGDRFVLSLVNNRVVTAGNFVVKENGAVLLTDDARKTVLQAWQKRKKEEVMHGYLEERMPIGLLPYSQAMLLARFLRGDIDGYPPFVVR comes from the coding sequence ATGAGAAAACTGCGTAATGTGCTGTATGTAACTAATCCACAATCCTATCTTTCGAAAGACGGGGAAAGTATCGTTGTATCTGTAGAAAACCAGGAACTTGCCAGAGTCCCGATCCATAATCTGGAGGGAGTCGTTTGTTTCGGGTTTATGGGGGCAAGTCCCGGAATGATGGCGTTATGTACGGAAAATGATGTGGGACTGTGTTTTGTTTCGCCCTATGGAAAATTTATGGCACGGGTCGGCGGCAAGGTTTCGGGAAATGTGCTGCTTCGGAAGCGTCAGTATGCAGTTTCTGATGATGAAACGGCATCAGTGAAGATCGCATCATACTGTATTCTTGGAAAACTGATGAACTGCCGAACGGTTCTCCAGCGGTTTTCCCGTGATTATCCGGATATGGTTTCAGGTGAATTCGAGCGAAATTTCAAACGGTTGTCCGAGGGTATTGTACAAATAAAAGCCGGAACATGTGGTTCACTGAATGAGCTGAGAGGCTTCGAGGGGATCTTGTCGAAGTATTATTTTGATAGTTTCAATGATCTGATTTTGTCAACGGAGCCTGAGTTTTCATTTGAAAACAGGTCAAGGCGTCCGCCTCTGGATAGAGTGAATGCTTTGCTTTCATTTTCCTATACGCTGATCGCTGCCGATTGTGCGTCGGCTCTGGAGTCGGTGGGTCTGGATCCGCAGGTGGGATTTCTGCACCGGGTCCGTCCCGGGAGACCGAGTCTGGCTCTTGATCTGATGGAGGAGTTCCGTCCGTATCTTGGTGACCGGTTTGTGCTGAGTCTCGTGAATAATCGGGTGGTGACGGCAGGTAATTTTGTGGTGAAGGAGAACGGAGCGGTTTTGCTGACTGATGATGCACGAAAAACCGTTTTACAGGCATGGCAGAAGAGAAAGAAGGAAGAGGTCATGCACGGGTATCTGGAAGAAAGGATGCCAATTGGTCTTTTGCCGTACTCTCAGGCGATGCTTCTCGCCCGGTTTCTCCGGGGAGATATCGATGGATATCCGCCGTTTGTGGTGAGGTGA
- the cas2 gene encoding CRISPR-associated endonuclease Cas2, whose protein sequence is MFVLVTYDVNTETPEGRRRLRQVAKICKNFGVRVQNSVFECVVDSVQLMEMKYKIGEVINTETDSVRYYNLGKQGREHVEHVGAKPGLNVDDALIF, encoded by the coding sequence ATGTTTGTTTTGGTTACGTATGATGTGAATACGGAGACGCCGGAGGGAAGACGCAGGCTTCGTCAGGTCGCAAAGATCTGTAAAAATTTTGGAGTCAGAGTGCAGAATTCGGTGTTTGAGTGCGTGGTGGATTCTGTGCAGCTGATGGAGATGAAGTATAAGATAGGAGAGGTTATTAACACGGAGACGGATAGTGTTAGATATTATAATCTCGGAAAGCAGGGAAGAGAGCATGTTGAACATGTGGGAGCAAAGCCTGGTTTGAATGTGGATGATGCGCTGATTTTTTAG